Part of the Alteracholeplasma palmae J233 genome, TTTGATTCTATATCAGAAAAAGCAAACGGTTTCATTCTTCCTGGATGGGAGCCTGAAAGAATGGAAAGAATCAAATCACTATTTAAAGAGTATGAACATATTGATGAAAATCAATTATTTGAAAATCTTGTATACTTCCTTGAAAAAATAATGCCTACATGTGATAAATATAATATTGATATGGCAATTCACCCAGATGATCCAGCATGGAAAGTATTTGGCTTATCAAGAATTATTAACAGTAAAGACAATCTATTAAAACTAATGAAAAGAGTCAATAATCCTCATAATGGAGTGACATTCTGTTCTGGTTCTTTAGGGTCAAATCCTAAAAATGATTTAGTAGATATTATTCACAGTTTAAAAGGTAGAATTCATTTTGCTCATCTAAGAAACATTATTTACTTAGGAGAAAAGAAGTTTGATGAAGCTGCACATTTATCAAGTGATGGATCACTTGATATGTACCAAATTGTAAAAGCACTATATGATATTGGTTTTGATGGACCTATTAGACCAGATCATGGTAGAGCAGTTTGGAATGAGGTTTCAATGCCGGGTTATGGTTTATATGATAGAGCTATGGGAGCTACTTATTTAAATGGATTATGGGAAGCTATCTCTAAATCTGGAAAGTAGGTAAAAAATGAAACTAAAACTAAGTGATATATCTAATCCAGAATATAAAACTAAAAACTATAAACTACCGCAATATGATATTAATAAAGTTAGAAAAAATACACATAAAAATCCGACATGGATTCACTTTGGCGCAGGGAATATATTTAGAGCCTTTTTAGCAAAACTCCAACAACATCTATTAAATCAAAAACTAACTGATAAAGGAATTATAGTTGCTGAAGGATTTGATTATGAAATCATAGATAAAATCTTTAAACCATATGATTTATTGACACTAGCAGTAGAACTAAAATCAGATGGAACAGTTGATAAAGAAGTGATTGCATCTATGACAGAAGGCTTAAAGTTTGATCCTATGTTTAAAGATGATTTTAAAAGATTAGTTACAGTCTTTGAAAATGATAGTTTAGAAATTGCTTCTTTCACTATTACTGAAAAAGG contains:
- the uxuA gene encoding mannonate dehydratase, translating into MKMTFRWFGKKFDSVSLEQIRQVPGVTGVITTLYDTKPGEVWSKEKIASLKKEVEQSGLKIEGIESVNIHDDIKTGGKNRDLYIKNYITTLENLAANDIRLVCYNFMPVFDWTRSDLAKVRKDGSTVLSYDQELVDKIDPDNMFDSISEKANGFILPGWEPERMERIKSLFKEYEHIDENQLFENLVYFLEKIMPTCDKYNIDMAIHPDDPAWKVFGLSRIINSKDNLLKLMKRVNNPHNGVTFCSGSLGSNPKNDLVDIIHSLKGRIHFAHLRNIIYLGEKKFDEAAHLSSDGSLDMYQIVKALYDIGFDGPIRPDHGRAVWNEVSMPGYGLYDRAMGATYLNGLWEAISKSGK